In one window of Rhizobium sp. ACO-34A DNA:
- a CDS encoding chemotaxis protein CheR: protein MALASYSEPSSDDHINKRNFDRLARFIYEYSGIKMPATKRTMLEGRLRRRLRATGISSFDEYCDYIFNHDGLQHESVYLIDAVTTNKTDFFREPNHFQYMRDRLLPALHAAGTSRLRVWSSACSTGAEPYTLAMVLEDFQSRAGSPDYSILATDLSTDVLATAIAGVYNTDMVAPVPTALRQRFVMEHVQKGRREVRIHPRLRSKIGFGRLNLMDPQYTVGDPMHIIFCRNVLIYFDKPTQHKVVSRLCDNLMPGGHLFIGHSETVSGFDLPLKQVANTVFQRV, encoded by the coding sequence TTGGCACTGGCGAGTTACAGCGAACCGTCGAGCGACGATCATATCAACAAGCGCAATTTTGATCGTCTCGCACGCTTCATCTACGAGTATAGCGGCATCAAGATGCCTGCGACGAAGCGCACAATGCTCGAAGGCCGCCTGCGCCGGCGGTTGAGAGCGACAGGCATTTCGAGCTTCGATGAATATTGCGACTACATCTTCAATCACGACGGTCTCCAGCATGAGAGCGTCTACCTGATCGATGCGGTCACCACCAACAAGACGGATTTCTTCCGCGAACCCAACCACTTCCAGTATATGCGGGACCGGCTGCTGCCTGCCCTGCATGCGGCGGGAACGAGCCGTCTTCGTGTCTGGAGTTCGGCCTGCTCGACCGGCGCGGAACCCTATACGCTGGCCATGGTTCTGGAAGACTTCCAGAGCCGCGCGGGTTCTCCGGATTACTCCATCCTTGCGACCGACCTCAGCACGGATGTGCTGGCGACGGCAATTGCCGGTGTCTACAACACCGACATGGTTGCTCCGGTGCCGACGGCGTTGCGCCAGCGTTTCGTCATGGAACATGTCCAGAAGGGCCGCCGCGAGGTGCGCATCCACCCGCGCCTGCGTTCGAAGATCGGTTTCGGCCGGCTGAACCTGATGGATCCCCAGTACACCGTGGGCGATCCGATGCACATCATCTTCTGTCGGAATGTCCTGATCTATTTCGACAAGCCGACGCAGCACAAGGTAGTGTCCCGTCTTTGCGACAATCTCATGCCGGGCGGACATCTGTTCATCGGCCATTCCGAGACCGTCTCCGGCTTCGACCTGCCGCTGAAACAGGTCGCCAATACAGTATTCCAGCGCGTTTGA
- a CDS encoding chemotaxis response regulator protein-glutamate methylesterase, protein MGKKVRVLIIDDSASVRQTLTRIFESDPDIEVIGAASDPFMAARKLQEDVPDVITLDVEMPRMDGITFLRKLMAQHPIPVVMCSSLTEQGSETLLQALEAGAVDVILKPRIGAADHLAETGMRICEVVKSAAHARVPATRRRFSGSASASGPAQKLTADAVLPPPTGKAMAKTTEMVVCIGASTGGTEALRDLLERLPANAPGIVIVQHMPEKFTAAFARRLDSLCEVAVKEAVDGDPVLRGHVLIAPGDKHMLLERQGARYHVSVRTGPLVSRHRPSVDVLFRSAARSAGSNAMGVIMTGMGDDGARGMEEMHQAGAFNVAQDEASSVVFGMPKEAIARGGVDRVVPLDQIAREILAADGRR, encoded by the coding sequence ATGGGAAAAAAAGTCCGTGTCCTGATCATTGATGATTCCGCCAGCGTCCGGCAAACCCTGACACGAATATTCGAGTCCGATCCGGATATCGAGGTGATCGGGGCCGCCTCCGATCCGTTCATGGCGGCTCGCAAGCTTCAGGAGGATGTGCCCGACGTCATCACGCTTGACGTCGAAATGCCGCGCATGGATGGCATCACCTTCCTGCGCAAGCTCATGGCGCAGCATCCGATCCCCGTCGTCATGTGCTCGTCGCTGACCGAGCAGGGGTCGGAAACCCTGCTTCAGGCGCTCGAGGCCGGTGCTGTAGATGTCATCCTCAAGCCCAGGATCGGTGCGGCCGATCATCTGGCGGAAACCGGCATGCGCATCTGCGAGGTGGTGAAAAGTGCGGCCCATGCGCGAGTGCCGGCCACGCGCCGCCGCTTCAGCGGTTCGGCGTCGGCCAGCGGCCCGGCACAGAAGCTGACGGCGGATGCGGTGCTGCCGCCTCCAACCGGCAAGGCCATGGCGAAGACGACCGAAATGGTGGTCTGCATCGGCGCTTCCACCGGTGGTACGGAAGCGTTGCGCGACCTGCTGGAGCGTCTGCCCGCCAATGCCCCCGGCATCGTCATCGTCCAGCATATGCCCGAAAAATTCACCGCGGCCTTTGCCCGTCGTCTCGACAGCCTCTGCGAGGTTGCCGTGAAGGAAGCCGTCGACGGTGATCCCGTGCTTCGCGGCCATGTCCTGATCGCGCCCGGTGACAAGCATATGCTGCTGGAGCGGCAGGGCGCACGCTATCACGTTTCGGTCAGGACCGGACCGCTGGTCTCCCGCCATCGCCCCTCGGTCGACGTTCTTTTCCGCTCTGCCGCCCGCTCCGCCGGTTCCAACGCCATGGGCGTCATCATGACCGGCATGGGTGACGACGGTGCGCGCGGCATGGAGGAAATGCATCAGGCAGGCGCCTTCAACGTTGCCCAGGACGAGGCCAGTTCCGTCGTCTTCGGCATGCCGAAGGAAGCGATTGCTCGCGGCGGTGTCGACCGCGTCGTGCCGCTGGATCAGATCGCCCGCGAGATCCTTGCCGCCGATGGGAGGCGCTAA
- a CDS encoding phosphomannomutase, translating into MSVKFGTSGLRGLSSELVGSVSALYSTAFAQFLLSGGLASPGGPVVVARDFRQSSPEIASTVMAALIRAGLKPIDCGTIPTPALALYGQSIGAAGIMITGSHIPADRNGIKFYRPDGEIAKTDETAITEAAASLANDADANLVEAGTAENHETEATRLFLERNIAILPAGALKGKRIGIYQHSTVARDMMVKVFEHYGATVFPLGRSEQFIPVDTEAVSDDTIRLLAEWSDELALDAIISTDGDGDRPLVADEHGLPLRGDLLGLVAARFLGASVVATPVTSNSGLETAGGFKVVRTRVGSPFVIAAMDEALAAGESKVIGFEANGGLMLGSDFLVGSTVLKALPTRDSFLPALAVLGMAAESGLTLSAIAKTFSLPVAVADRLENYASERSASLMAHLRAGKDNLSGFVAPVGTVKSTSDIDGLRVTLGDDSVIHFRPSGNAPEMRCYVEARDQDAAEALLAKGLGLLGGWQGGD; encoded by the coding sequence ATGTCAGTGAAATTCGGGACGAGCGGGCTGCGCGGTCTTTCTTCGGAACTCGTCGGCAGCGTTTCCGCCCTCTATTCGACGGCCTTTGCGCAATTCCTGCTTTCCGGAGGGCTTGCCTCTCCCGGCGGCCCGGTTGTGGTGGCGCGGGACTTTCGCCAATCCAGCCCGGAAATTGCCTCAACCGTCATGGCGGCGCTGATCCGTGCCGGTCTGAAGCCAATCGATTGCGGCACGATCCCGACACCGGCGCTGGCGCTCTACGGCCAGTCGATCGGGGCAGCCGGCATCATGATCACCGGCTCGCATATCCCCGCCGATCGCAACGGCATCAAGTTCTATCGGCCGGACGGCGAGATCGCCAAGACCGACGAGACCGCGATTACCGAAGCGGCTGCGTCCCTCGCCAATGACGCGGATGCCAATCTCGTTGAGGCCGGAACCGCAGAGAACCATGAAACTGAGGCAACCCGCCTCTTCCTCGAGCGCAACATCGCCATCCTCCCGGCCGGAGCGTTGAAGGGCAAGCGTATCGGGATCTACCAGCACAGCACGGTTGCCCGCGACATGATGGTCAAGGTGTTCGAGCATTACGGCGCGACCGTCTTTCCGCTCGGTCGTTCCGAGCAGTTCATACCCGTCGACACGGAAGCCGTTTCGGACGACACCATCCGCCTGCTGGCCGAATGGAGCGATGAACTCGCTCTCGACGCGATCATTTCCACCGATGGCGATGGCGACCGCCCTCTCGTTGCCGACGAACATGGCCTGCCGCTGCGCGGCGACCTTCTGGGTCTCGTCGCCGCGCGCTTCCTCGGCGCCAGCGTCGTTGCAACGCCCGTAACCTCCAATTCCGGGCTGGAAACTGCAGGCGGCTTCAAGGTCGTGCGCACGCGCGTCGGATCGCCCTTCGTGATCGCGGCAATGGACGAGGCGCTCGCTGCCGGCGAAAGCAAGGTCATCGGCTTCGAGGCCAATGGCGGGTTGATGCTGGGTTCGGATTTCCTAGTCGGATCGACGGTGCTGAAGGCTCTGCCCACGCGCGACAGCTTCCTGCCGGCACTCGCTGTCCTCGGCATGGCGGCGGAAAGCGGACTGACGCTATCGGCCATCGCCAAGACCTTCAGCCTGCCCGTGGCGGTTGCCGACCGGCTGGAAAACTATGCGAGCGAACGCAGCGCCTCGCTCATGGCCCATCTGCGCGCCGGCAAGGACAATCTTTCAGGCTTCGTCGCCCCCGTCGGAACAGTGAAATCGACCAGCGATATCGACGGCCTGCGCGTGACGCTCGGTGACGACAGCGTCATTCACTTCCGTCCCTCGGGCAATGCGCCCGAGATGCGCTGCTATGTCGAGGCCAGGGATCAGGATGCGGCGGAGGCCCTGCTTGCAAAGGGTCTCGGCCTGCTCGGCGGCTGGCAGGGCGGCGACTGA
- a CDS encoding methyl-accepting chemotaxis protein — MRITIKLKLALAFGFMVLMLLAASAYGILSLADSKSNMDEVIEGTVVRLDKIQQLNAISLTIVRAQKNMILATSPDEVKKYVNMSLEEQAAFNQMFEEMAATASAATRDYWQQLRAAIEAFEASDKRIQQLVSIGNTTEAARMSANEGREAANTLTKKLEEGVQMNRDRLEEAKADADAEYETTRTLLIALSVFAVIVASITAFWIALGISAGLRKITHVAEAVAIGDLNQSVEIKTNDEIKDLVDTINRMTGNLKEMATVADQISNGDLTITPKPQSDKDTLGLALLRMVERLRGVVADALSASDNVSSGSQELSASSEQLSQGATEQAASAEEASASMEQMAANIKQNADNAAQTEKIARQSAKDAEASGDAVSRAVAAMRTIAEKISIVQEIARQTDLLALNAAVEAARAGEHGKGFAVVASEVRKLAERSQSAAAEISAMSGETVQSAQDAGEMLNRLVPDIRKTAELVAEISAACREQDIGASQINEAIQQLDKVTQQNAGASEEMSATSEELAAQAEELQTSIAFFKVDGASARAAQKAAAPRASAPVARPVAPRAPQKQAFHGGMNVAAQQARAKGFALDLTMGGPDADDADFRESA; from the coding sequence ATGCGCATTACGATCAAACTGAAACTTGCTCTGGCCTTTGGCTTCATGGTGCTGATGCTGCTGGCAGCGTCGGCTTACGGCATTTTGAGCCTTGCCGATTCCAAATCGAACATGGACGAGGTGATCGAGGGCACCGTTGTACGCCTCGACAAGATCCAGCAGCTGAATGCGATTTCGCTGACCATCGTTCGCGCGCAGAAGAACATGATTCTGGCGACGTCGCCGGACGAGGTGAAGAAATACGTCAATATGAGCCTGGAGGAGCAGGCCGCCTTCAATCAGATGTTTGAGGAAATGGCCGCCACGGCAAGCGCTGCCACACGGGATTACTGGCAGCAGTTGCGCGCCGCCATCGAGGCATTTGAAGCCAGCGACAAGCGCATTCAGCAGCTTGTGAGCATCGGCAATACCACGGAAGCCGCGCGCATGTCGGCCAATGAAGGTCGCGAAGCCGCCAACACCTTGACCAAGAAACTCGAGGAAGGCGTGCAGATGAACCGCGATCGCCTTGAGGAGGCCAAGGCTGACGCTGATGCCGAGTATGAGACGACGCGCACTCTGTTGATAGCCCTGTCCGTCTTCGCCGTTATCGTGGCTTCTATCACCGCCTTCTGGATTGCGCTCGGCATCAGTGCCGGCCTGCGCAAGATCACTCATGTGGCTGAAGCTGTCGCTATCGGCGATCTCAACCAGAGTGTCGAGATCAAGACCAACGACGAGATCAAGGATCTGGTCGACACCATCAACCGCATGACCGGTAACCTCAAGGAAATGGCGACCGTTGCCGATCAGATCTCCAATGGTGACCTGACCATCACGCCGAAGCCGCAGTCCGACAAGGACACGTTGGGTCTTGCATTGTTGCGCATGGTCGAGCGCCTGCGTGGTGTCGTGGCCGATGCGCTTTCCGCTTCTGACAACGTATCGTCGGGTAGCCAGGAATTGTCTGCGAGCTCGGAACAGCTTTCGCAGGGTGCGACGGAACAGGCCGCTTCGGCTGAAGAAGCCTCGGCTTCGATGGAGCAGATGGCCGCCAACATCAAGCAGAACGCCGACAACGCCGCCCAGACGGAAAAGATCGCCCGCCAGTCCGCCAAGGACGCGGAAGCCAGCGGCGATGCCGTCAGCCGCGCCGTTGCCGCCATGCGCACGATTGCCGAGAAGATCTCGATCGTGCAGGAAATCGCCCGCCAGACGGACCTTCTGGCCCTGAACGCCGCCGTCGAGGCCGCTCGCGCCGGCGAACACGGCAAGGGCTTTGCGGTGGTTGCTTCGGAAGTCCGCAAGCTTGCCGAGCGCTCGCAGTCCGCCGCTGCCGAAATCAGCGCCATGTCCGGCGAGACGGTACAGTCCGCACAGGATGCCGGCGAGATGCTGAACCGTCTGGTTCCGGATATCCGCAAGACGGCGGAGCTGGTTGCCGAGATTTCGGCCGCCTGCCGCGAACAGGATATCGGCGCATCGCAGATCAACGAGGCGATCCAGCAGCTCGACAAGGTGACGCAGCAGAACGCCGGTGCTTCGGAAGAGATGTCGGCGACCTCGGAAGAGCTTGCAGCCCAGGCCGAGGAACTGCAGACCTCCATCGCATTCTTCAAGGTCGATGGTGCCTCGGCCCGCGCCGCCCAGAAGGCCGCAGCTCCGCGTGCTTCAGCTCCCGTCGCTCGCCCGGTGGCTCCGCGCGCGCCGCAGAAGCAGGCTTTCCATGGTGGAATGAACGTCGCTGCCCAGCAGGCTCGGGCCAAGGGCTTCGCCCTTGACCTGACCATGGGCGGGCCTGATGCCGATGATGCAGATTTCAGGGAGAGTGCTTGA
- a CDS encoding chemotaxis protein CheW: MASIQSESQFVTFALGEEIFAVPVEVVREILDHEEVFKIPNGPDYLMGLRDVRGQGVPTIDLRLKLGLPKTVPTPNTRVLVLDIPFEERSLTLGMVADRVFEVTPFRRDQIENAPEIGVAWKSDYIAGVVRRAEGFVVIIDLTRLLSSNDTALLSSRRAA, translated from the coding sequence ATGGCGTCGATCCAGTCCGAATCCCAATTCGTCACTTTTGCGCTCGGCGAGGAAATCTTCGCCGTGCCAGTGGAAGTGGTGCGTGAGATCCTCGATCATGAAGAGGTCTTCAAGATCCCCAACGGTCCCGATTACCTGATGGGTCTCCGTGATGTGCGTGGTCAGGGTGTCCCGACCATCGACCTCCGGCTGAAGCTCGGCCTGCCGAAGACCGTACCGACGCCGAACACGCGGGTTCTCGTGCTCGATATTCCCTTCGAGGAACGTTCGCTGACGCTCGGCATGGTAGCCGACCGCGTTTTCGAGGTCACGCCCTTCCGGCGTGACCAGATCGAGAATGCGCCGGAAATCGGCGTTGCCTGGAAATCCGACTACATCGCCGGCGTTGTCCGTCGTGCCGAAGGCTTCGTCGTCATCATCGACCTGACGCGGCTTCTTTCAAGCAACGACACGGCGCTCCTGTCGTCCCGGCGGGCGGCGTAA
- a CDS encoding chromosome partitioning protein ParA — MAVITFANTKGGAGKTTAVLLLATELERKGYRVTILDADPQYWIHRWFEASRGRTSIDVISYVTMTSLQRHVDEARSRSDFVLIDLPGARSPLLAKSVGFSDHVMIPIQGCAMDAQGGAHVIELLQYLEEKGNIFIPFSVVLTRVNSMVTTRAMQVVKTLLAERRVHVLDTPIIERSAFRDIFDCGGTLYSADPGRVSNLAKARENASAFADEVIESLETRVRFQIPAPGAATAIRSAA, encoded by the coding sequence ATGGCTGTGATCACTTTCGCCAATACCAAGGGCGGTGCCGGAAAGACCACGGCGGTTCTCCTGCTGGCCACCGAACTGGAGCGCAAGGGCTACCGCGTCACGATCCTCGATGCCGATCCGCAATACTGGATCCATCGCTGGTTCGAGGCCTCTCGCGGCCGCACCAGCATTGATGTCATTTCCTATGTCACCATGACCTCGCTGCAGCGTCATGTCGATGAAGCCCGTTCCCGTTCCGACTTCGTGCTGATCGATCTACCCGGCGCGCGCAGCCCGCTGCTCGCCAAGAGCGTCGGCTTTTCCGACCATGTCATGATCCCGATCCAGGGCTGCGCCATGGATGCGCAGGGTGGCGCGCATGTCATCGAACTGCTTCAGTACCTCGAGGAAAAGGGCAATATCTTCATTCCCTTCTCCGTGGTGCTGACCCGGGTGAATTCCATGGTCACCACCCGCGCCATGCAGGTGGTGAAGACGCTGCTTGCCGAACGTCGCGTTCACGTTCTCGACACGCCGATCATCGAGCGCTCGGCCTTCCGCGATATCTTCGATTGCGGCGGCACGCTCTATTCCGCCGATCCGGGTCGGGTCAGCAATCTGGCGAAGGCCCGCGAAAACGCCAGTGCCTTCGCGGATGAGGTGATCGAATCGCTGGAGACACGCGTACGCTTCCAGATCCCGGCGCCGGGCGCCGCGACCGCAATCCGCTCCGCGGCTTGA